One Pseudomonadota bacterium DNA window includes the following coding sequences:
- a CDS encoding indolepyruvate ferredoxin oxidoreductase family protein: MNAPLSIPNARYAPESERVLLNGTQAVVRMLLEQAACDRAAGRVTGGYVSGYRGSPVSSLDVELQRHAERCRSANIHFNPGVNEDLAATAVWGSQQAGWADSATVSGVFGLWYGKGPGVDRCGDVFKHGNYSGTAADGGVIALAGDDAQAKSSVWPSQSDYAFIDAEMPVLSPGSVGELIELGLLGYGLSRYTGLWVGLLGHTDVMDSTASVALDDCRVPLSLPAGPAPREQLDLNRPANLALRHEAEVLLRELKLPAARAFARANALNRVVVAPRRTRIALVGVGHAFTALRDVLADLGFDETRLRVAGIRLCQVRMPWPLDAADVSDFVRDAERVLVVEHKRPLVEQQLLAHVHRLRADVRVFGKCDDDGRVLLSESGQLDALQLRRALARVLPPEIWPVDVRRDGAFEPAAAPLNEPGAPVRTPFFCSGCPHNSSTQTAPGQRVMAGVGCHVMAETMGRTTESLTQMGGEGVTWLGMSPFNPGDHVSANLGDGTFYHSGSMAIRAAVAAGVPITFKLLYNEAVAMTGGQTVDGPLTVARTVALLRAEGVERIALVSDEPEAWQGREQSAGLPVSPRAELARVEAELKAEGGVSVILYIQTCATEKRRQRKRGTREAAPQTLWINPEVCEGCGDCTRASNCLSVESIDTDLGVKRQINHQTCNDDYRCADGFCPSFVAVEGATPVNRTAAALPAVDLPEPATRDPSAETNVLMLGVGGLGITTTAAILSAAAHLDGLANQSLGMAGLAQKGGPVSAQTRLGGVAGSGKLAPASADLVIAADMVSAITPANLGLCDATRTQFVGNEHVAPTASQALASLPASGFAALAKRVEPFVRALHAVDAYHLAVHYLGDAVFTNTVMLGVALQRGALPVTRASVEQAIRDNGAAVERNLQALTLGRIAVVAPNELVARQRPVVEDVTAAARIDRLAARLVDYGGQRVAARYRETLAPLIVVARDETVSVAAMQLYRLMANKDEYEVARLHSAPAARAAREAAVGAGGSLSLYLAPPGLSPVTDGVPQKRRFGAWVFPALRLLQHGRVLRDTPFDPFGYTRERRDARALLADYRDDIRTAVSACQAGRHAWATEMLRWPQTVKGYGHVRSQSAADARKRRALFHGDGVPHTVVPIVRQAGPRQATPAADLAPVSRSAS, from the coding sequence ATGAACGCCCCCCTGTCGATCCCGAACGCGCGGTACGCGCCTGAGAGTGAGCGCGTCCTCCTCAACGGCACCCAGGCCGTGGTCAGAATGCTGCTCGAACAGGCCGCTTGCGACCGGGCTGCGGGCCGGGTGACCGGCGGCTACGTCAGCGGCTACCGGGGCTCGCCGGTGTCGAGCCTGGACGTCGAGCTGCAGCGTCACGCCGAGCGGTGTCGGTCGGCGAACATCCACTTCAACCCGGGCGTGAACGAAGACTTGGCTGCCACGGCGGTCTGGGGCAGCCAACAGGCCGGTTGGGCCGACAGCGCGACGGTGTCAGGGGTGTTCGGGCTCTGGTACGGCAAGGGGCCGGGGGTTGACCGCTGCGGCGATGTCTTCAAGCACGGCAACTACAGCGGCACCGCCGCCGACGGGGGCGTGATTGCACTCGCCGGTGACGATGCACAGGCGAAATCCTCGGTCTGGCCCAGCCAGAGTGACTACGCGTTCATCGACGCGGAGATGCCGGTGCTGTCACCGGGCTCGGTCGGCGAGCTCATCGAACTCGGCTTGCTGGGCTACGGACTCTCGCGCTACACCGGGCTCTGGGTCGGCTTGCTCGGCCACACCGACGTGATGGACAGCACTGCGAGCGTGGCACTGGACGATTGCCGCGTGCCGCTGTCGCTGCCGGCGGGCCCGGCGCCGCGCGAACAGCTCGACCTCAACCGGCCGGCCAACCTCGCGTTGCGCCACGAGGCCGAGGTGTTGCTGCGCGAGCTCAAACTGCCGGCCGCCCGGGCGTTCGCCCGCGCCAACGCGCTCAACCGCGTGGTCGTGGCGCCCCGGCGGACGCGCATCGCGCTGGTTGGCGTCGGGCACGCGTTCACCGCACTGCGCGACGTGCTCGCGGACCTCGGTTTCGACGAGACACGGCTCCGCGTCGCTGGCATAAGACTGTGTCAGGTGCGCATGCCCTGGCCGCTCGATGCGGCGGACGTCAGCGACTTCGTGCGCGACGCCGAGCGGGTGCTGGTCGTGGAGCACAAACGCCCATTGGTGGAGCAACAGCTGCTGGCGCACGTGCACCGCTTGCGCGCCGACGTGCGCGTCTTCGGCAAATGTGACGACGACGGTCGGGTGTTGCTGTCCGAGAGTGGCCAACTCGACGCGCTGCAGCTGCGTCGTGCGCTGGCGCGTGTGCTGCCGCCCGAGATCTGGCCGGTCGACGTTCGCCGAGACGGGGCCTTCGAGCCCGCGGCGGCGCCGCTCAACGAACCCGGCGCGCCGGTGCGCACGCCGTTCTTCTGTTCGGGTTGTCCGCACAACAGCAGCACGCAAACCGCGCCCGGGCAGCGGGTGATGGCGGGGGTCGGGTGCCATGTCATGGCCGAGACCATGGGTCGCACCACCGAGAGCCTCACGCAAATGGGCGGTGAGGGCGTCACCTGGCTTGGCATGTCGCCGTTCAACCCGGGCGACCACGTCAGCGCGAACCTCGGTGACGGCACCTTCTATCACTCCGGCAGCATGGCCATTCGTGCGGCCGTCGCAGCTGGGGTGCCAATCACCTTCAAGCTGCTCTACAACGAGGCCGTGGCGATGACCGGCGGCCAGACGGTCGACGGGCCGCTCACGGTCGCGCGCACAGTGGCCTTGCTGCGCGCCGAGGGCGTCGAGCGCATTGCCCTGGTCAGCGACGAACCCGAAGCCTGGCAAGGCCGTGAACAGAGCGCCGGGTTGCCGGTGTCGCCACGCGCAGAACTCGCACGCGTCGAGGCCGAGCTCAAGGCCGAAGGCGGCGTCTCTGTGATTCTCTACATCCAGACTTGCGCCACCGAAAAGCGGCGACAACGCAAGCGCGGTACACGTGAAGCTGCGCCGCAGACGCTCTGGATCAACCCGGAAGTCTGCGAGGGCTGCGGCGACTGCACGCGGGCGAGCAACTGCCTGTCGGTGGAGTCGATCGACACGGACCTCGGGGTCAAACGGCAGATCAACCACCAGACCTGCAACGACGACTACCGTTGCGCAGACGGGTTTTGCCCGTCTTTCGTTGCCGTCGAGGGCGCCACACCGGTCAACCGCACGGCTGCAGCCCTGCCCGCCGTTGACCTGCCGGAACCGGCCACCCGCGATCCTTCGGCCGAGACCAACGTGCTGATGCTCGGCGTGGGCGGTCTCGGCATCACCACCACTGCGGCGATTCTCTCGGCGGCAGCCCACCTTGATGGCCTCGCGAACCAGTCACTCGGCATGGCCGGTTTGGCGCAGAAGGGCGGGCCAGTGAGCGCGCAGACCCGTCTCGGCGGCGTGGCCGGCTCGGGCAAACTCGCGCCAGCGAGTGCCGACCTTGTCATTGCAGCTGACATGGTCAGCGCGATCACGCCGGCCAACCTCGGCCTGTGCGACGCCACGCGCACGCAGTTTGTCGGCAACGAACACGTGGCACCGACGGCGAGCCAGGCCCTCGCATCGCTGCCGGCCTCGGGGTTCGCGGCACTTGCGAAACGCGTCGAGCCCTTTGTCCGGGCACTTCACGCCGTCGACGCCTACCACCTGGCGGTGCACTACCTTGGCGACGCCGTCTTCACCAACACCGTGATGCTCGGCGTGGCACTGCAGCGTGGGGCGTTGCCGGTGACCCGTGCGAGTGTCGAACAGGCCATTCGCGACAACGGCGCTGCGGTCGAGCGCAACCTGCAGGCGCTCACGCTCGGTCGGATCGCCGTGGTCGCCCCCAACGAGCTCGTGGCGCGGCAACGGCCGGTGGTCGAGGACGTCACCGCCGCAGCGCGCATTGACCGCCTCGCGGCGCGCCTGGTGGACTACGGTGGGCAACGTGTTGCCGCACGCTACCGCGAAACCCTGGCACCGCTGATCGTGGTTGCGCGCGACGAGACGGTCTCGGTCGCGGCGATGCAGCTGTACCGCCTGATGGCGAACAAGGACGAATACGAAGTGGCACGACTGCACAGTGCGCCAGCGGCACGGGCGGCTCGCGAGGCAGCTGTGGGGGCCGGCGGATCGCTGTCGCTCTACCTCGCGCCGCCGGGGCTGTCGCCGGTCACGGACGGTGTGCCGCAGAAACGCCGGTTCGGGGCGTGGGTGTTTCCGGCGCTGCGCCTGCTGCAACACGGCCGTGTGCTGCGCGACACGCCCTTCGATCCGTTTGGCTACACGCGCGAACGCCGTGACGCACGCGCGCTGCTGGCCGACTACCGCGACGACATCCGCACGGCGGTGAGCGCCTGCCAGGCGGGGCGCCACGCCTGGGCGACCGAGATGCTGCGCTGGCCGCAAACGGTCAAGGGCTACGGCCACGTGCGGTCGCAGTCGGCCGCTGACGCCCGCAAGCGCCGCGCGCTGTTTCACGGCGACGGTGTGCCGCACACCGTGGTGCCGATCGTGCGCCAGGCCGGGCCGCGCCAGGCCACGCCTGCCGCGGACCTGGCGCCGGTGTCGCGCTCGGCGAGCTGA
- a CDS encoding xanthine dehydrogenase family protein molybdopterin-binding subunit codes for MSTSTLPKFGMGASLTRIEDAKLLTGQGRYADDAAAQSDALIAVFVRSPHAHARVLSIDTAQAAGMPGVQKVYTAADVETIADLRCAAPVPQVSGEPITQRPIPALCRDTVRHVGDAVAMVIADSVNLGKRAAEWVHVEYEPLDVCADTAAALDPDAARVYPDAESNLAFESLLGSREATDTAFEGAARVSEVTLVNNRLVCNYMEPRACLAQYSPDTRQFTMEVPTQGVHGMRDTLAGALGIESGNLRVITGDVGGGFGTKVFCYREYPLCLFAARDLGRAVRWTCERTEHFVQDAHGRDNLVTARMAMDDDGRFLALDVDLIAAMGAYLHCFGPFIPYLGVSMSTGLYDIPALAANIRGVYTHTTPTDAYRGAGRPEATYVLERLVDQCARDLGVTPDEIRRRNLIQPEQLPYTSAGGRMYDTGEFHEHMALAMARADWSGFEARAREAEGRGCLRGIGMASYIEACAFAGSEPAHLALELDGRFSLRIGTQSNGQGHATAYAQIAAEALGVDYSAIVVRQGDTDELARGGGTGGSRSIPLGGASAQVAARELKTVIQRLAAEELEAAEADIEIHDGHATVVGTDKRISLARLAETAPDAASRTAIGNVEQAEATYPNGTHICELEVDPRTGVTTLVQWTAIDDFGVTVNPLLLSGQVIGGVVQGIGQCLHERVVYDETGQLLTGSLMDYQLPRAADLPPIHFETRNVPSTTNALGIKGAGEAGTIAAAPAVMNALSDALMRAYGQPDIDMPATPGLLWERIQALETRAAS; via the coding sequence GTGTCTACCTCCACTCTCCCGAAATTCGGCATGGGCGCGTCGCTGACGCGCATCGAAGACGCCAAACTCCTGACCGGCCAGGGCCGTTATGCCGACGATGCCGCGGCACAGTCCGACGCGCTGATCGCGGTCTTTGTCCGTTCCCCGCACGCGCACGCGCGCGTCCTCTCGATCGACACGGCACAGGCCGCCGGCATGCCCGGCGTGCAGAAGGTGTACACCGCGGCCGATGTCGAGACGATCGCCGATTTGCGTTGCGCCGCGCCGGTGCCGCAGGTCTCCGGCGAGCCCATCACCCAGCGGCCGATTCCGGCGCTCTGTCGCGACACGGTGCGGCACGTCGGCGATGCGGTTGCGATGGTCATCGCCGATTCGGTCAACCTCGGCAAGCGGGCGGCCGAGTGGGTCCACGTCGAATACGAACCGTTGGATGTCTGCGCCGACACGGCCGCTGCGCTCGACCCGGACGCCGCGCGCGTTTACCCGGACGCCGAGAGCAACCTCGCGTTCGAATCGCTGCTCGGCAGCCGCGAGGCCACCGACACGGCTTTCGAGGGCGCAGCGCGTGTGTCCGAGGTCACCCTGGTCAACAACCGGCTCGTGTGCAACTACATGGAGCCACGTGCGTGCCTGGCACAATACAGCCCTGACACACGGCAGTTCACCATGGAAGTGCCGACGCAAGGCGTGCACGGCATGCGCGATACCCTGGCCGGCGCACTCGGCATCGAGTCCGGTAACCTCCGTGTGATCACAGGCGACGTCGGTGGCGGCTTCGGCACCAAGGTGTTCTGCTACCGAGAATACCCGCTGTGCCTGTTCGCCGCGCGCGATCTCGGGCGTGCGGTGCGCTGGACCTGCGAGCGCACCGAGCACTTCGTGCAGGATGCGCACGGCCGCGACAACCTGGTCACGGCGCGCATGGCGATGGACGACGACGGCCGCTTTCTCGCACTCGACGTCGACCTGATCGCCGCGATGGGCGCCTACCTGCACTGCTTCGGGCCCTTCATACCCTACCTCGGCGTGTCGATGTCGACCGGGTTGTACGACATCCCGGCGCTGGCCGCGAACATCCGCGGTGTCTACACCCACACAACCCCGACCGATGCGTACCGGGGCGCTGGCCGGCCGGAGGCCACCTACGTGCTCGAACGCTTGGTCGACCAGTGCGCTCGTGACCTCGGCGTGACGCCGGACGAGATCCGGCGGCGGAACCTGATTCAGCCCGAGCAGTTGCCCTACACCTCGGCCGGGGGACGCATGTACGACACCGGCGAGTTCCACGAACACATGGCACTCGCCATGGCGCGCGCGGACTGGAGCGGGTTCGAGGCGCGCGCGCGCGAGGCCGAGGGCCGCGGGTGTTTGCGTGGCATCGGCATGGCGAGCTACATCGAGGCCTGCGCCTTCGCCGGATCGGAGCCCGCCCACCTCGCACTTGAGCTCGACGGGCGGTTCAGCCTGCGGATCGGTACTCAAAGCAACGGGCAGGGGCATGCGACCGCCTACGCACAGATCGCGGCTGAGGCGCTCGGTGTGGACTACAGCGCGATCGTGGTGCGCCAGGGCGACACCGACGAACTTGCGCGTGGCGGTGGGACCGGGGGATCACGCTCAATCCCGCTCGGTGGCGCGTCCGCGCAGGTCGCTGCCCGCGAACTCAAGACGGTGATTCAACGGCTGGCCGCGGAGGAACTCGAGGCCGCTGAAGCCGACATCGAGATCCACGACGGCCACGCCACGGTGGTGGGCACCGACAAACGCATTTCGCTTGCCCGCCTGGCAGAGACCGCCCCGGACGCGGCGAGCCGCACCGCGATCGGCAACGTCGAACAGGCCGAGGCCACGTACCCCAACGGCACCCACATCTGCGAGCTCGAGGTCGACCCGCGAACCGGCGTCACGACGCTGGTGCAGTGGACCGCAATCGACGATTTCGGCGTCACGGTCAACCCGCTGCTGCTCTCCGGCCAGGTGATCGGCGGGGTGGTGCAGGGCATCGGCCAGTGCCTGCACGAGCGGGTGGTCTACGATGAGACAGGGCAGTTGCTGACCGGGTCGCTGATGGACTACCAGCTGCCGCGCGCCGCCGACCTGCCGCCGATTCACTTCGAGACGCGCAACGTGCCCTCGACAACCAACGCGCTCGGCATCAAGGGCGCCGGCGAAGCCGGCACCATCGCGGCGGCGCCGGCGGTGATGAACGCCCTGTCGGACGCGCTGATGCGGGCCTACGGCCAGCCGGACATCGACATGCCGGCAACGCCGGGCTTGCTCTGGGAACGGATACAGGCGCTGGAAACCCGGGCGGCCTCCTGA
- a CDS encoding Lrp/AsnC family transcriptional regulator, producing the protein MPKLDTVDWRILNHLQTTPDASISDLAHAVNLSNSPCWRRVQRLRSDGVILGQRLAIDPTAIGLNCTVYAFVKLSLPSTDRMDTFEEQVVTMEEVVSCERVTGAIDYLLKIVTTDVQGYDRFLREQLLKMQLVSDVESHIVVARTPVSANLPLRTAEAALL; encoded by the coding sequence ATGCCCAAACTTGACACAGTCGACTGGCGCATCCTCAACCACCTGCAAACCACGCCGGACGCCTCGATCAGCGACCTCGCGCACGCGGTCAACCTGTCGAACTCCCCGTGCTGGCGGCGGGTCCAGCGCCTGCGCAGCGACGGCGTCATCCTCGGCCAACGCCTGGCAATCGACCCTACGGCAATCGGGCTCAATTGCACCGTGTACGCCTTCGTCAAGCTGTCACTGCCGAGCACCGACCGCATGGACACGTTCGAGGAACAGGTGGTCACGATGGAGGAGGTGGTCAGTTGTGAGCGGGTGACAGGCGCGATCGACTACCTGCTCAAGATCGTAACCACCGACGTGCAAGGCTACGACCGCTTCCTGCGCGAGCAACTGCTGAAGATGCAATTGGTCAGCGATGTCGAATCACACATCGTCGTCGCGCGTACACCCGTGTCGGCCAACCTGCCGTTGCGCACCGCTGAAGCCGCGCTTCTCTGA
- a CDS encoding prephenate dehydratase yields MTVQQTGVVAFQGELGAYSHQACRQAYPEHTVLPCESFQAAIAAVRDGEADLAMLPVENSTYGRVADIHQLLPESGLHIIAEAFVRVRIALLGLPGAVVSDIEQAYSHPVLLGQCREFLKAHGITGVVGVDTAGSARSIAEAGDKRVGALASTLAADIYGLDVIARDIEDRDHNTTRFLAMARDPSTPAADVEVMTSFVFQVKNIPAALYKALSGFATCGVNMVKLESYMLDGSFTATQFYAEIQGDKRDPNVEQAMRELGYFTKRVDVLGVYPAAKQR; encoded by the coding sequence ATGACTGTGCAGCAGACGGGCGTTGTGGCATTCCAGGGCGAACTCGGCGCCTATTCGCACCAGGCGTGCAGGCAGGCCTACCCTGAGCACACGGTGCTGCCGTGCGAGAGTTTCCAGGCGGCGATTGCGGCCGTGCGCGACGGGGAAGCCGACCTCGCCATGCTGCCGGTCGAGAATTCGACCTACGGCCGGGTCGCCGACATCCACCAATTGCTGCCTGAGTCGGGCTTGCATATCATTGCCGAGGCCTTCGTGCGCGTGCGCATCGCGTTGTTGGGTCTGCCCGGTGCGGTGGTGAGTGACATCGAGCAGGCCTACAGCCACCCGGTCTTGCTCGGGCAGTGCCGCGAGTTTCTCAAGGCCCACGGTATTACCGGTGTGGTTGGCGTCGACACCGCCGGCTCGGCACGCAGCATTGCCGAAGCGGGTGACAAGCGTGTCGGGGCGCTGGCCTCGACCCTCGCAGCGGACATCTACGGGCTCGATGTGATCGCGCGCGACATCGAGGACCGCGACCACAACACCACGCGGTTTCTGGCGATGGCGCGGGACCCGTCGACGCCGGCAGCCGACGTCGAGGTGATGACGTCTTTCGTCTTTCAGGTGAAGAACATCCCGGCGGCGCTCTACAAAGCGCTCAGCGGCTTCGCCACTTGCGGTGTCAACATGGTCAAGCTCGAGAGCTACATGCTCGACGGTTCGTTCACGGCCACCCAGTTTTACGCCGAGATTCAGGGCGACAAGCGCGACCCCAACGTCGAGCAGGCGATGCGCGAACTCGGGTACTTCACCAAACGGGTCGATGTGCTCGGGGTCTACCCCGCGGCCAAACAGCGCTGA
- a CDS encoding alpha/beta fold hydrolase, with amino-acid sequence MTATSDHWTTEAALPALAESIESNWARAETLDFAGVDGVAIHAVRIAAVDGVPAAAPILLLPGRTEPLVKYRELAYDLNRAGHTLYLIDHRGQGLSGRLLGDTERGHVLDFAHYVDDAERLLDTAVLPRESAPPVLFAHSMGGCIGTRLLQRRADAFAAAVLFSPMLEILTGSVPGWVARSISVALNSLPFGLADDTAYVPGGRGFEQIAFEADGELNPLTHSLVRFERLMHDYVAFPAARLGSPTRGWFKQALAAMADAIDEAERVTCPTLVFGAGDDPIVGTGGQTRLCNGSDHIEGPRIIPDARHELLMEQDDIRNRVLDDALAFVRRVTAC; translated from the coding sequence ATGACGGCCACATCAGACCACTGGACCACCGAGGCGGCGTTGCCGGCGCTGGCCGAGTCCATCGAGTCGAACTGGGCGCGCGCCGAGACGCTCGACTTCGCGGGTGTCGACGGCGTGGCCATCCACGCGGTTCGCATCGCCGCGGTCGACGGGGTACCGGCCGCGGCGCCGATCCTGCTGTTGCCGGGGCGCACCGAGCCGCTGGTCAAATACCGCGAGCTGGCCTATGACCTGAACCGCGCCGGCCACACGCTCTACCTGATCGACCACCGCGGCCAGGGTTTGTCGGGTCGCCTGCTCGGTGACACCGAACGTGGCCACGTGCTGGATTTCGCACACTACGTCGACGACGCCGAACGCCTGCTCGACACCGCGGTGCTGCCGCGCGAGTCAGCGCCGCCGGTACTGTTCGCGCACTCGATGGGCGGGTGCATCGGCACGCGCCTGCTGCAACGCCGCGCCGACGCCTTCGCCGCGGCCGTGTTGTTCTCGCCCATGCTCGAAATCCTCACAGGGTCTGTGCCCGGGTGGGTGGCGCGTTCCATCAGCGTCGCGCTGAACAGCCTGCCGTTTGGCCTCGCGGACGACACCGCCTACGTGCCCGGCGGCCGTGGCTTCGAGCAGATCGCCTTCGAAGCCGACGGCGAGCTCAACCCGCTGACCCACAGCCTGGTGCGCTTCGAGCGTCTGATGCACGACTACGTGGCCTTCCCGGCGGCGCGCCTGGGTTCGCCGACACGGGGGTGGTTCAAGCAGGCGCTGGCGGCGATGGCCGACGCCATCGACGAGGCCGAGCGCGTCACCTGCCCGACGCTGGTGTTCGGTGCGGGCGACGACCCGATCGTCGGCACCGGCGGTCAGACCCGCCTCTGCAACGGCAGTGACCACATCGAGGGTCCACGAATCATTCCCGACGCACGACACGAATTGCTCATGGAGCAGGACGACATTCGCAACCGCGTGCTCGACGACGCGTTGGCTTTTGTGAGGCGCGTCACGGCCTGCTGA